TCGCCGCCGCTCGTCATCACGCGCGAGGATCTCGACTGGGCGCTCGATCGCTTCGAGGAGACGCTCGCCGAATTCGTCGAGCGCGCGCGTCCGGCCAAGCGCGCGCTGGCGAGCTGATCGCCTGTCATCATTGCGGCGCCGAGGCGAAGTAGAGTCTCGGCGCCGTCTTCGTTTCGGCGAGCGAAAGGACGCAGATGACGCAGCCGCATCCTATGTTCGAGCCCGCGCGCGCGCCGCGTGAGCAGCAGCGCCAGCGCGTGCTGATGTGCGCGCCGGATGATTTCGACGTGCGCTATGTCATCAATCCTTGGATGGAGCATCAGATCGGCCGCACGACGCATTCGCTCGCGCGCGATCAGTGGCAAAATCTGCGCGCGCTCGTCGCGCAGAGCGCGGAGGTCGAGCTGGTCCCGCCTGCGGCGGGCCTGCCCGATATGGTGTTCGCCGCCAACGCCGGCTTCGTGCTCGGCGACATTGCGGTCGTCAGCCGCTTCCGCGCCGAAGAACGGCGGCCGGAGGAGCCCTTGTTTCGCGCCTTTTTCGCGGCTCGAGGGTTCCAAATCGCGCCCTGGCCCGAGGCTATTCCCTTCGAAGGCGCGGGCGACGCGCTCATCGATCGCGGCGCGGATGTCGTCTGGTGCGGCCATGGCATGCGCTCGGCCGATGAGGCGCCGGCGACGCTGGAGACGATCATCGGACGGCGCGTCATCGGCTTGCGGCTCGTCGATCCGCGCTTCTATCATCTCGACACTTGCTTCTGCCCGCTCGCCGGCGGCTGGCTGATGTATTATCCGCCCGCTTTCGACGCCGCCTCGCGCGCGGCGATCGAAAAAATCGTTCCGCCCGGGAAGCGCCTGGAGATCGACGAAGCCGATGCGATGCGCTTTGCGTGCAACGCCGTCGATCTCGCCGAGAGCGTGGCGATGAACGACGCTTCGCCGCAATTGCAGAAGCGCTTGCGGGACGCCGGCTTCGCGCCCGTTCTCGCGCCGCTCTCGGAGTTCATGAAGGCGGGCGGCGCCGCCAAATGCCTCACGCTGAAGCTTTCAGAGCGCTAGACGCCTCGCCCTGTGGGATCGTCATCGTGAATGTCGCGCCGGCGCCGAGCTGCGAGCGCGCCTCTATGCGCCAGCCGTGCCGTTCGCACATGGATTTGCACAGAGCGAGGCCGACGCCCGTTCCCGGATATTGCGTGAAGCTGTGGAGCCGCCGCAGCGGCTCGAATATGGCCTCGGCGTATTTGGGCTCGAATCCTATGCCGTCATCGACGATCGAAATGTGCAGCTCCCGCCCCGCGTGCTCCACTGAAAAGCGAATGTCGGGCGCGCGGTCCGGCTTGCGATATTTGATCGCATTGGACAGGAGATTGGCGAGGCAGCGCTCGAACTGCGGCCTGTCCGCATTCACGATCACGCCCGGCGGAACGGCGACGACGACCTTCGCACGGGTCTGCCGAAGCAGCTCGGAAAAATCCGACACGACGGCCTCGATCTCCTCGCGCACGTCGAGCGGCTGCAGTCGTGGCGGCGTCGACACCTGCCGCGAATAGGCGAGCAGCCCGTCCACCAGCTCCCGCGCCCGCAGGGCCGAGCGGCGCACCACTGCGCTCGCATGTTCCGCCTCGCGCAGCTCGTGTCCGGCGAGCGAGGCGGTCATGATCTCGGCGAAGGCCGCGATCTTGCGCAGCGGCTCCTGCAGGTCATGCGAAGCGATATAGGCGAAACGCGCCAGCCGCTCATTGGCGAGCTGCAGCTCGTTCGCGCGCTCGACGAGCTGACGCTCGATCTCCTTGTGATGCGAGATGTCGAAGACGGTGACGGCGACGAACAAGCGTCCGTCATCGTCATGGATGGGGGCGAGGCCGACGTGAACGGGAAATTCGGCGCCGCTCTTCTTGCGGCCGCGGACGTCCTTGTCGACGCCGAGCAGAATGCGGCGCGGGGATCGGTAATAGTCCTCGCGCAAATGGACGTGGCGCGCGCGCACATCGTCGGGCAGCAGCATGTCGACGGTGCGGCCGACGAGCTCTTCGGCCGAGTAGCCGAACATGTCCTCGGTCGCTTGATTGACGTAGAGAATATGATCGTCGCTCAAGAGGAATCGCGCCGCGAATGCGGATTCGACGATCATCCTCAATTGTTCGGGCGTCGCATGCATGAGCGCGGACATAGGGTGAGCCTTGGGCCCCCCTATATGGGCAAGCGCCTCACGCAGAGCGAGTGGGGTGCGGCTTTTGGCCGTCGATCAGCGCCTTCAGCGCGTCCAGATCGATCGGCTTGACGAGGTGGCGGTCGAAGCCCGCCGCCTCGCAGAGGCGCCGCACCGTGTCGCCGCCGGCGCCGGTCGAGGCGAGCAAGAGAATGTCGCGCCCCTCCGGCAGCGCGCGCAGCTCGCGCGCGATCTCATAGCCGTCCATGCCGGGCAGGCCGAGATCGAGCAGAGCCACATCGGGCTTGAAGCTCTGCGCCGCCTCGAGCGCGCGAAATCCGTCGCTCGCGACGCAGACCTCGTAATTCTCGAGGCGCAGCAGCTCGGCCATGGCCTCGCAGACGGCGGCGTCGTCGTCGACGATCAAGACTTTCCGCCGCGTCGGCTTCGTCTCCGGCGGCGCCGATCGCGGGCCGTCCAGCACGTCGCGGACTTTGCGCGCCAGACGATCGATCGAATAGGGCTTGACGATGAGCTCGACGCCGGGATCGAGCACGCCATTATGAACGACGGCGTTGGGCGTATAGCCCGTGGTGAAGAGAATCTTCAGATCGGGCCGGCGCCTCCAGGCTTCCTCGGCGAGCTTGCGGCCATTGGTGTCGGGCATCACCACATCGGTGAAGAGCAAGGAAATGTGGGGATTGACCTCGAGCTGGCGGAGCGCGGCGGCGGCGCTCTCGGCCGCGAGCACATTGTAGCCGAGCTCCGCGAGCGTGTCGGCGGTGAGATCGCGCACGCGCACATCGTCCTCGACGATCAGGATCGTCTCGCTCTTCTCGCTGCGCGGCGCGGCGCGCGTATGGGTCGCGGTGGCCGTCGCGCTGGCCGAGCCATGATGGCGGGGCAGATAGAGCTTGATCGTCGTTCCGAGCCCCAGCTCCGAATAGATGCGGACATGGCCGCCCGATTGCCGCACGAAGCCATAGACCTGGCTGAGGCCGAGCCCCGTGCCGCGTCCCGACGGCTTGGTGGTGAAGAATGGATCGAAGGCGCGCTCGACAGTCTCGCGGCTCATGCCGGTTCCGGTGTCGGTGACGGCGATCAGCACATATTGGCCGGGCGGAATCCCCACCTCGCGCGCGGCGTATTCCTCGTCGAGATAGGCGTTGCTCGTCTCGATCGTGAGCTTGCCGCCCTGGGTCATCGCGTCGCGCGCATTGAGCGCGAGATTGAGGATCGTGGTCTCGAGCTGGCTGGTGTCGGCGAAGGCGCGCCACAGCCCGCCGGCGAAGACCGCTTCCAGATTCATATCCTCGCCGAGCGTTCGGCGCAGCATTTCGGCCATGCCGGAGACCATTTTATTGGGGTCGATCGGCTCGGGCGCGAGGGGCTGACGGCGCGAGAAGGCGAGCAGGCGATGCGTCAACGTCGCCGCATGTTCGGCGCCTTCCAGCGCGCCGTCGAGATAGCGGAGCGTCTCCGCCGGGTCGGTCGAAAGACGCCGCTTGGCGAGATTGACGCTGCCGATGACGACGGCGAGCATATTGTTGAAATCATGCGCGAGGCCGCCGGTCAGCTGGCCGATCGCCTCCATTTTCTGCGATTGCCGCAATTGCTCGGCGAGATGCTCGCGTTGCGCCGCTTCCGTGGAGAGCGCCGCATTGACGTCGCGCAGCTCGGACTGGGCGGAGGCGATCTCGCGGAGCCGGCTGCGCAGCAGGCCGATCGTCGCCGCGCCGATGAGAATGGTGATGGAGATGGCGAGCGCCGCTCCCACGCGCAGCAGCGAGCTGTTCTTCTCCACGAGGCGGGATTGCGCGTCGATCATCTGCTGCTGACGCCCGGCCTTGGCGTCGAGACCGGCGCGCAGGCGCTCCATGATCTCCTTGCCGGCGCCCTCGCGCACGATGGTCACGGCTTCGTCATGCTTTCCTGCCGCCTGCAGCTCGACTGTCTTGCGCAGCTCGGCGAGCTTGTCTGTCGCCAGCGCGCGCAGCGTCTCCAGCGCATCGCGCCCTTCGACAGATTCGGCCGTTCCGCTCAGCGCGTCGAAATCCGCGCGGATGCGCGCCGTCGCGGCGTCGAGCGGGGCCAGATAGGCCCGGTCATTGGTCAGCAGATATCCGCGCTGCGCCGATTCCGCCTCCTGAAGGCGGTCGAGGATATGATGCTGGACCTGCCTTTCGCCGATAAGCTGTCGCACGTCGCGATAGTCGGTCGCCTGTTTGCCGACGAAAGCGAAAGCGGCGAACAGCGAGGCCGCGAGAACCGCGAACCCCGCATAGAGAAGCAACGACGTGTCGATGAATTTGCTGCGCATGAACATCCTCTCGGCGCGACGGCGGGTTCGTCCGCTCGGCGCGAGCGGCCTGGTCTCGTCCGGCCAAAAATCGAGTCGGAGCCGGCGGGCGGCTTGTCGCGCGCCGGCGAATTTCCCAATTCTGTCTGTTGGCCTGCGGCGCAATCGCCGCTAGCCTGCCGAATTCTCCAGGGGTCCGATCCTCTCCTCATGGCCATGCATCTGTCGCACCTTTTTCATCCGGCGGTTTCGGCATGGTTCGCCGATCATTTCCGCAATGCGACGCCTGCGCAAGCGGAAGCTTGGCCGCAGATCAAATCCGGCCGAAATGTCCTGATCGCGGCCCCGACCGGCTCCGGCAAGACGCTGGCCGCCTTTCTCGCGGCGATCGACGATCTCGTTCGCCAGGGCCTCGCCGGGACGCTCCGGGACGAGACGCGTATCGTCTATGTGTCTCCGCTCAAAGCGCTTTCCAACGACGTCAGCCGCAATCTCGAGGCGCCGCTCGCCGGCGTGCGCGAAAAGCTGAGGCTCGCGGGCCTGCCCGATGTCGACATAAGCGTGCTGGTCCGCACCGGCGACACGCCCACGGCCGAGCGCGCGCGCATGCGCAAGCGGCCGCCCCATATTCTCGTGACCACGCCCGAATCGCTCTATGTGCTGCTCGGCTCCGAATCGGGCCGCAAAGCGCTGGCGACCACGCGCGCCATCATCGTGGACGAGATTCACGCCGTCGCCCCCAATAAGCGCGGGGCGCATCTGTCCCTGTCGCTGGAGCGGCTCGCCGCGCTCTGCGGCGACGGGCTGCAGCGCATCGGCCTCTCGGCGACGCAAAATCCGATCTCGTCCGTGGCGCATTTCCTGGTCGGCGCGGGATCGGACGGGGCGCCCGTCCGCGAGCCGGCGATCGTCGATTCCGGGCATCACCGCGCCCGCGATCTCGCCATAGAAGTTCCCGGCGCGCCGCTCGAGGCGGTGATGTCGGCCGACGTCTGGCGCCAAGTCTATGATCGTCTCGCCGAGCTGATCGCCGAGCATCGCACCACGCTCGTCTTCGTGAACACGCGCCGCTTGGCGGAGCGCATCGCGCGCGAATTGTCGGATCGTCTCGGCGAGGCGGCCGTCACCTCGCATCACGGCAGCATGGCGAAGGAGCATCGCCTGCTCGCCGAGCAGAGGCTGAAGCGCGGCGAGCTGAAAGCCCTTGTCGCGACAGCGTCGCTGGAGCTCGGCATCGACATAGGCGATGTGACGCTCGTCTGTCAGATCGCCTCGCCGCGCTCCATTGCGAGCTTTCTGCAGCGCGTCGGGCGCTCCGGCCATGTCGTCGGCGGCCTCCCCAAGGGGCGGCTGTTTCCGCTCTCGCGCGACGATCTCGTCGAATGCGCGGCGCTGCTCGACAGCGTGCGGCGCGGCGAATTGGACAGGCTCACCATTCCGCATCGCCCGCTCGATGTGCTCGCCCAGCAGATCGTCGCCGAGGTCGCGGCGCAGGAGTGGGGGGAGGCCGAGCTCTATGAGCGCTTCAAGAGCGCCTGGCCCTATCGCGCGCTCACGCGGGCGGAGTTCGACGATGTCGTGAAAATGCTCGCCGAGGGCTATGCGACGCGGCGCGGACGGCGCGGCGCGCTGCTGCATCACGATGCGGTGAACCATATGCTGCGCGAGCGGCGCGGCGCGCGCATGACCGCGCTCACCTCCGGCGGCGCGATTCCGGAGACTGCGGATTATCAAGTGCTGCTGGAGCCGGAGAATCATATCGTCGGCACGGTGCATGAGGATTTCGCCGTCGAGAGCATGGCCGGCGATATTTTCCAGCTCGGCAACGCCTCCTATCGCGTGCAGCGCGTCGAGCGCGGGACATTGCGCGTCGAGGATGCGCAGGGCCAGCCGCCGACCATTCCTTTCTGGCTCGGCGAGGCGCCGGCGCGCGCCGATGAGCTCTCTCTCTCCGTCTCGCGCCTGCGCGCGGAGATCGCCGAACGCCTGCGCGGCGACGCCAGCGGCGCAGAGGCGCAGCGCTGGCTGATGGAGGAGGTGGGCGTCGCTCCGCCCGCCGCCGAGCAGCTCGTGGAATATCTCGCCGGCGCGCTCGGCGCCTTCGGCGGCGTGCTGCCGACGCAGGATTGCCTCGTGCTCGAGCGCTTCTTCGACGAGGCCGGCGGCATGCAGCTCGTCGTGCATTCGCCCTTCGGCGGGCGGATCAATCGCGCCTTCGGCCTCGCTCTGCGCAAGCGCTTTTGTCGCAAATTCAATTTCGAGCTTCAGGCGGCCGCGACAGAGGACAATATCCTGCTCTCGCTCACCACGGCGCATAGTTTCGAGCTCGCCGAGGTCGCGAAATATCTGCACTCCAACAGCGTGCGCGGCGTGCTGGTGCAGGCGATGCTGACGGCGCCCATGTTCATGACGCGCTGGCGCTGGACGGCGGGAATCTCGCTCGCGCTGCCGCGCTTTCAGGGCGGCAGAAAGACGCCGCCGCAATTTCTGCGCATGCAGGCCGAGGATCTGGTCGCCGCCGTCTTCCCGGATCAGATCGCCTGCGCCGAAAATCTCGCCGGCGAGCGCGAAGTGCCGGACCATCCGCTGACCAATCAGACAATCTGGGATTGTCTGCACGAGGCGATGGATATCGAAGGGCTCGAGCGCCTGCTGCGGCGAATGGAGTCGGGCGATGTGCGCGTCGTCGCCTGCGATCTCACCCAGCCGTCGCCGCTGGCGCTGGAGGTGCTTTCCGCGCGGCCTTACGCCTTCCTGGACGATGCGCCGCTCGAGGAGCGCCGCGCGCAGGCGGTGATGGCGCGCCGCTGGCAAGATCCGCAGAGCGCCTCCGATCTCGGGCGGCTCGACGTGGAGGCGATCGAGCGCGTGAAGTCGGAAGCCTGGCCCGAGCCCATAGACCCGGAGGAGCTGCATGACGCTCTGCTGTGGATCGGCTGCCTCACGGAAAGCGAGGTCGCCGCCGCGCCGGATTGGGCCGGCTGGCTCGAGGCGCTGGCCCGCGACAAGCGCGCGACGCGTTTCGAGACGAAACAAGCGGTCTTCTGGGTCGCGGCGGAGCGGCTGACGCAATTTTACGCCGTCTGGCCGAAGGCGCGTCTCTCGCCGAAGATTTCGCCGCCCGAGGAGCAGGCGCAGGCGCCTTGGTCGGCCGAGCAGGCGCTGATCGAAATTCTGCGCGGCCGGCTGGAAGGTCTGGGCCCGGTCACGCAGACGCGCCTCGCCGCCGCGCTCGGCCTCGAGCCGACGAGCCTCGCTTCGGCGCTCGTCGCGTTGGAGGCGGAGGGCACGATCATGCGCGGGCGCTTCCTGCCCGGCGCCAATGACGAGCAATGGTGCGACCGCCGCCTGCTGGCGCGCATCCATCATTACACGATCAAGCGTCTGCGCGCCGAGATCGAGCCGATGGCGGCGCGCGATTTCCTGCGCTTCCTCTTCGATTGGCAGCATGTCGCGGAGGACGCCCGGCTGAAAGGCCCGGAGGCGCTGCCCGCGGCGCTCTCCGGCCTCGAGGGCTATGAGGCGCCGGCGGGCGCCTGGGAGACGGAAATTCTTCCCGCGCGGCTCTCCGATTACGAGCCCGCCTATCTCGATTCGCTCTGCCTCGCCGGCCGCATCGCCTGGGCGCGGCTGACGCCGCCCGCCGCCGCCAAAGGCGGGCGCGTCGTCACGCCGGTGCGCAGCTCGCCCATGGCGCTATTGGAGCGGCGACGGCTCGGCGACTGGACCTCGATCGCCACGCCCGCCGAGCCGTCGGCGCTGAGCGGCCGCGCGCAAATGGCGTTCGAGACTCTGCGGGCCGAGGGGGCGCTGTTCTTCGAGGAGCTCGCCGAGGCGTCGCGCCTGTTGCGCTCGGAGCTGGAGACGGCGCTCGGCGAGCTGGCCGCGCTCGGCCTGGTGACGTCGGACAGTTTCGGCGGGCTGCGCGCGCTGCTCGTGCCTTCCGAGAAGCGCAAGCCTTTCGACGGCGCGCGGCGAAGGGGCAAAGTGCTCTCCTTCGGCATGGAAGGCGCCGGCCGCTGGTCGCTGATCCGCCGCGCCTATGCGGCGCCCGGCTCGCAGATGCGACATGCGTCGGTCGAG
This genomic window from Methylosinus sp. H3A contains:
- a CDS encoding dimethylarginine dimethylaminohydrolase family protein, whose product is MTQPHPMFEPARAPREQQRQRVLMCAPDDFDVRYVINPWMEHQIGRTTHSLARDQWQNLRALVAQSAEVELVPPAAGLPDMVFAANAGFVLGDIAVVSRFRAEERRPEEPLFRAFFAARGFQIAPWPEAIPFEGAGDALIDRGADVVWCGHGMRSADEAPATLETIIGRRVIGLRLVDPRFYHLDTCFCPLAGGWLMYYPPAFDAASRAAIEKIVPPGKRLEIDEADAMRFACNAVDLAESVAMNDASPQLQKRLRDAGFAPVLAPLSEFMKAGGAAKCLTLKLSER
- a CDS encoding DEAD/DEAH box helicase, producing the protein MAMHLSHLFHPAVSAWFADHFRNATPAQAEAWPQIKSGRNVLIAAPTGSGKTLAAFLAAIDDLVRQGLAGTLRDETRIVYVSPLKALSNDVSRNLEAPLAGVREKLRLAGLPDVDISVLVRTGDTPTAERARMRKRPPHILVTTPESLYVLLGSESGRKALATTRAIIVDEIHAVAPNKRGAHLSLSLERLAALCGDGLQRIGLSATQNPISSVAHFLVGAGSDGAPVREPAIVDSGHHRARDLAIEVPGAPLEAVMSADVWRQVYDRLAELIAEHRTTLVFVNTRRLAERIARELSDRLGEAAVTSHHGSMAKEHRLLAEQRLKRGELKALVATASLELGIDIGDVTLVCQIASPRSIASFLQRVGRSGHVVGGLPKGRLFPLSRDDLVECAALLDSVRRGELDRLTIPHRPLDVLAQQIVAEVAAQEWGEAELYERFKSAWPYRALTRAEFDDVVKMLAEGYATRRGRRGALLHHDAVNHMLRERRGARMTALTSGGAIPETADYQVLLEPENHIVGTVHEDFAVESMAGDIFQLGNASYRVQRVERGTLRVEDAQGQPPTIPFWLGEAPARADELSLSVSRLRAEIAERLRGDASGAEAQRWLMEEVGVAPPAAEQLVEYLAGALGAFGGVLPTQDCLVLERFFDEAGGMQLVVHSPFGGRINRAFGLALRKRFCRKFNFELQAAATEDNILLSLTTAHSFELAEVAKYLHSNSVRGVLVQAMLTAPMFMTRWRWTAGISLALPRFQGGRKTPPQFLRMQAEDLVAAVFPDQIACAENLAGEREVPDHPLTNQTIWDCLHEAMDIEGLERLLRRMESGDVRVVACDLTQPSPLALEVLSARPYAFLDDAPLEERRAQAVMARRWQDPQSASDLGRLDVEAIERVKSEAWPEPIDPEELHDALLWIGCLTESEVAAAPDWAGWLEALARDKRATRFETKQAVFWVAAERLTQFYAVWPKARLSPKISPPEEQAQAPWSAEQALIEILRGRLEGLGPVTQTRLAAALGLEPTSLASALVALEAEGTIMRGRFLPGANDEQWCDRRLLARIHHYTIKRLRAEIEPMAARDFLRFLFDWQHVAEDARLKGPEALPAALSGLEGYEAPAGAWETEILPARLSDYEPAYLDSLCLAGRIAWARLTPPAAAKGGRVVTPVRSSPMALLERRRLGDWTSIATPAEPSALSGRAQMAFETLRAEGALFFEELAEASRLLRSELETALGELAALGLVTSDSFGGLRALLVPSEKRKPFDGARRRGKVLSFGMEGAGRWSLIRRAYAAPGSQMRHASVEHVAQALLRRYGVVFWRLLAREGGWLPPWRDLLRVYRRLEARGEIRGGRFVAGFSGEQYALPDAVGLLREIRRRPASGQYVSLSAADPLNLIGVLTPGGKLAALTGNRLLFRDGLPIAALAGGKIEFLTSVDEATRWEAEKRLIRSAARGQLADLA
- a CDS encoding response regulator, giving the protein MRSKFIDTSLLLYAGFAVLAASLFAAFAFVGKQATDYRDVRQLIGERQVQHHILDRLQEAESAQRGYLLTNDRAYLAPLDAATARIRADFDALSGTAESVEGRDALETLRALATDKLAELRKTVELQAAGKHDEAVTIVREGAGKEIMERLRAGLDAKAGRQQQMIDAQSRLVEKNSSLLRVGAALAISITILIGAATIGLLRSRLREIASAQSELRDVNAALSTEAAQREHLAEQLRQSQKMEAIGQLTGGLAHDFNNMLAVVIGSVNLAKRRLSTDPAETLRYLDGALEGAEHAATLTHRLLAFSRRQPLAPEPIDPNKMVSGMAEMLRRTLGEDMNLEAVFAGGLWRAFADTSQLETTILNLALNARDAMTQGGKLTIETSNAYLDEEYAAREVGIPPGQYVLIAVTDTGTGMSRETVERAFDPFFTTKPSGRGTGLGLSQVYGFVRQSGGHVRIYSELGLGTTIKLYLPRHHGSASATATATHTRAAPRSEKSETILIVEDDVRVRDLTADTLAELGYNVLAAESAAAALRQLEVNPHISLLFTDVVMPDTNGRKLAEEAWRRRPDLKILFTTGYTPNAVVHNGVLDPGVELIVKPYSIDRLARKVRDVLDGPRSAPPETKPTRRKVLIVDDDAAVCEAMAELLRLENYEVCVASDGFRALEAAQSFKPDVALLDLGLPGMDGYEIARELRALPEGRDILLLASTGAGGDTVRRLCEAAGFDRHLVKPIDLDALKALIDGQKPHPTRSA
- a CDS encoding ATP-binding protein; the protein is MSALMHATPEQLRMIVESAFAARFLLSDDHILYVNQATEDMFGYSAEELVGRTVDMLLPDDVRARHVHLREDYYRSPRRILLGVDKDVRGRKKSGAEFPVHVGLAPIHDDDGRLFVAVTVFDISHHKEIERQLVERANELQLANERLARFAYIASHDLQEPLRKIAAFAEIMTASLAGHELREAEHASAVVRRSALRARELVDGLLAYSRQVSTPPRLQPLDVREEIEAVVSDFSELLRQTRAKVVVAVPPGVIVNADRPQFERCLANLLSNAIKYRKPDRAPDIRFSVEHAGRELHISIVDDGIGFEPKYAEAIFEPLRRLHSFTQYPGTGVGLALCKSMCERHGWRIEARSQLGAGATFTMTIPQGEASSALKASA